The Gemmatimonadota bacterium genome window below encodes:
- a CDS encoding (2Fe-2S)-binding protein codes for MPSATDIVRLHVNGESVETGVPAHFTLLETLRYVLGLTGSKQGCDKGDCGACTVLLDGTPVLACLTPVFEAEGRRVLTVEGLADGPEPHPLQDEFDLNGAAQCGFCTPGILCSAAALLAVRPAPSRSEIQEALSGNLCRCTGYTKIYDAVERAGARLEASADLQQRFGARVRGDG; via the coding sequence CGTCGAAACCGGCGTGCCCGCCCACTTCACGCTGCTGGAGACGCTCCGCTACGTGCTGGGCCTGACCGGCTCCAAGCAGGGCTGCGACAAGGGCGACTGCGGCGCCTGCACGGTGCTCCTGGACGGCACGCCCGTCCTGGCCTGCCTGACCCCGGTCTTCGAGGCCGAGGGGCGCCGGGTCCTGACGGTCGAAGGCCTGGCCGACGGCCCCGAGCCCCATCCCCTCCAGGACGAGTTCGACCTGAACGGTGCCGCCCAGTGCGGGTTCTGCACGCCCGGCATCCTCTGCTCGGCGGCGGCGCTGCTGGCCGTGCGCCCCGCGCCCAGCCGGAGCGAGATCCAGGAGGCGCTCTCCGGCAACCTCTGCCGCTGCACCGGCTACACCAAGATCTACGATGCCGTGGAGCGGGCCGGGGCCCGCCTGGAGGCGTCCGCCGACCTGCAGCAGCGCTTCGGCGCCCGCGTCCGGGGGGACGGATGA
- a CDS encoding xanthine dehydrogenase family protein molybdopterin-binding subunit, whose amino-acid sequence MSEETPVYNSGRRGHKSKSDLHIVGKPQRKIEGLQKSSGRAVYTDDIVLPGMLHGKILRSPHPHAEIVSIDTSKAEALEGVHAVVTGRDMPVLYGIIPWTPDEYPLCVDRVRFIGDGVAAVAAVDEDTALRALDLIEVEYRPLPAYLTPEAALAATGDWIHEPAKPGRNGNVTKVVRLEFGEVEAGMEAADHLVEGEYFFEGTTHAPIEPHCAIGQMEPDGKLTVWSSTQVPHYLHRELARVLELDPAKVRVIQPLVGGAFGGKSEPFDLEFCVARLAMKAGRPVKILYTREEVFYAHRGRHPFHMRYRTGLTRDGRITSVDAKILLDGGAYASFGLVTTYYSGQLLCAPYRFPAYRFDSTRVYTNKPACGPKRGHGSVQPRFAFEVQLDKLAEKAGFDPIELRRINFIGSDTRTVNELRVTSNGFLECLEAVERASGWKERFRKLPFGRGLGVAGSTYISGTNYPIYPNDMPQSGVQIQIDRSGRVSVFSGGSEIGQGCDSVVAYIAAEELGVPVDHVRVLRGDTDFVPVDLGAYSSRVTFMLGNACIQAARKLRDQVRSAVAEAWEVAADDVVLAAGQARHLTDAARTLPIREAFNLAEAKFGTLGATGSYNTPKDVHGSYRGGTIGASPAYSFTAHVAEVEVDVETGFVRVEKIWVAHDCGKALNPVLVEGQMEGSAYMGFAEALMEEQIFKDAEHGRAGLHNAPSLLDYRIPTSLDTPGLEALIIESNDPEGPYGAKEAGEGPLHPSIPAIANAIHDAIGVRMDRLPFSPPKVWRAIQAAREAGSLAKPAAPAGVGVR is encoded by the coding sequence ATGAGCGAGGAGACGCCGGTGTACAACAGCGGACGCAGAGGCCATAAGTCCAAGTCGGACCTGCACATCGTCGGGAAGCCCCAGCGCAAGATCGAGGGCCTGCAGAAGTCCAGCGGGCGGGCCGTCTATACGGACGACATCGTCCTGCCCGGAATGCTGCACGGGAAGATCCTGCGCTCGCCCCACCCCCACGCCGAGATCGTCTCCATCGATACGTCGAAGGCCGAGGCGCTGGAGGGCGTGCACGCCGTGGTGACCGGACGGGACATGCCGGTGCTCTACGGCATCATCCCGTGGACCCCGGACGAGTATCCCCTGTGCGTGGACCGGGTGCGGTTCATCGGGGACGGCGTCGCGGCCGTGGCGGCGGTGGACGAGGACACCGCGCTGCGCGCGCTCGACCTGATCGAGGTCGAGTACCGGCCGTTGCCGGCCTACCTGACGCCCGAGGCCGCCCTGGCCGCCACCGGCGACTGGATCCACGAGCCCGCCAAGCCCGGCCGCAACGGCAACGTGACCAAGGTGGTCCGGCTGGAGTTCGGGGAGGTGGAGGCCGGCATGGAGGCAGCCGACCACCTCGTGGAGGGCGAGTACTTCTTCGAGGGGACCACCCACGCGCCCATCGAGCCCCACTGCGCCATCGGGCAGATGGAGCCGGACGGAAAGCTCACGGTCTGGTCCTCCACCCAGGTGCCCCACTACCTGCACCGCGAGCTGGCCCGCGTGCTGGAGCTGGATCCCGCCAAGGTGCGGGTCATCCAGCCGCTGGTGGGCGGCGCCTTCGGCGGGAAGTCCGAGCCGTTCGACCTCGAGTTCTGCGTGGCCCGGCTGGCCATGAAGGCGGGCCGGCCGGTCAAGATCCTCTACACGCGCGAAGAGGTCTTCTACGCCCACCGGGGTCGGCATCCCTTCCACATGCGCTACCGGACGGGTCTGACCCGCGACGGCCGCATCACGTCGGTGGATGCCAAGATCCTGCTGGACGGCGGGGCCTACGCCTCCTTCGGGCTCGTCACCACGTACTACTCGGGCCAGTTGCTCTGTGCGCCCTACCGCTTCCCCGCGTACCGCTTCGACTCCACCCGGGTCTACACCAACAAGCCGGCCTGTGGACCCAAGCGGGGGCACGGCTCGGTCCAGCCCCGCTTCGCCTTCGAGGTCCAGTTGGACAAGCTCGCGGAGAAGGCGGGGTTCGACCCGATCGAGCTCCGGCGCATCAACTTCATCGGCTCCGACACGCGGACGGTCAACGAGCTACGCGTCACCTCCAACGGCTTCCTGGAGTGCCTGGAGGCGGTCGAGCGCGCCAGCGGCTGGAAGGAGCGCTTCCGGAAGCTGCCCTTCGGGCGGGGCCTGGGCGTGGCGGGCTCCACGTACATCTCCGGGACCAACTACCCGATCTACCCCAACGACATGCCCCAGTCGGGCGTGCAGATCCAGATCGATCGCTCGGGGCGGGTCTCGGTCTTCAGCGGAGGCTCGGAGATCGGGCAGGGCTGTGACTCCGTGGTGGCCTACATCGCCGCCGAGGAGCTGGGCGTGCCGGTCGATCACGTGCGGGTCCTGCGCGGAGACACCGACTTCGTGCCGGTGGACCTGGGGGCGTATTCCTCCCGGGTCACGTTCATGCTGGGCAACGCCTGCATCCAGGCGGCCCGGAAGCTCCGCGACCAGGTGCGGAGCGCCGTGGCCGAAGCCTGGGAGGTGGCCGCGGACGACGTGGTCCTGGCCGCCGGGCAGGCGCGCCACCTGACGGACGCGGCGCGCACCCTCCCCATCCGCGAGGCCTTCAACCTGGCGGAGGCGAAGTTCGGGACGTTGGGGGCCACCGGGTCCTACAACACGCCCAAGGACGTGCACGGGAGCTACCGGGGTGGGACCATCGGAGCCTCGCCCGCCTACTCCTTCACCGCCCACGTGGCCGAGGTGGAGGTGGACGTCGAGACCGGCTTCGTGCGGGTCGAGAAGATCTGGGTGGCCCACGACTGCGGGAAGGCGCTGAATCCGGTGCTGGTGGAGGGCCAGATGGAGGGCTCCGCCTACATGGGCTTCGCCGAGGCCCTGATGGAGGAGCAGATCTTCAAGGACGCGGAGCACGGTCGGGCGGGCCTCCACAATGCGCCGTCCCTCCTGGACTACCGGATCCCGACCAGCCTGGACACGCCCGGTCTCGAGGCCCTCATCATCGAGTCGAACGATCCCGAGGGGCCGTACGGCGCCAAGGAGGCGGGCGAAGGTCCGCTGCACCCGTCCATCCCGGCCATCGCCAACGCCA